The following are encoded together in the Streptomyces flavofungini genome:
- a CDS encoding alpha/beta hydrolase, translating into MARAAHDRVETQIAAAMRKSLKGEAASAAIKQLAELGKNFHYVQTECGLVASALDAFSYEMEAAKKKLDAALADAEAGGLTVHPDGSVSYPPGGDKDKDGKTPEGGKAGGLTDDTASAVGRQAADFNPNPKARLAQDCADAIATALKEATEADSKWAPKLRALKADDDLTVSDRDWADAASDTKGVKSAGKEYLDSLPQPPEKGTPKANAEWWKGLDGDEKAAWIAMRPDSVGNLDGLPSPVRDEANRMVLAEARGVAQGEYDTWLKNNPAPPRYTSYINPMTGTIEERVKVSNPAWEKWDEERRNAHKPIDGMDAIQTRFDAAGAGGLPNAYLLGFSTAGDGRAIIANGNPDTADHQAVYVPGTKAGLGNIEGDINRGVNIWRTADTNARGDSVSTVTWLGYDAPDDVFKDATFEHYAYDGAPALNRFLDGLETSHTGDTAPHRTVIGHSYGSTLIGAAAQTGDLNSDDVVFAGSPGAKVSHADQLDVPKGHVWNEEAKGDLVPEGGRLLHGGWEHIWQEPIIPSDPEFGANQMTTDTEGHSGYWDEGSQSLLNQALVVVGREGEVELKTPSSNVPEELQRAK; encoded by the coding sequence ATGGCGCGGGCTGCGCACGACCGCGTCGAGACGCAGATCGCCGCAGCGATGCGGAAGTCGTTGAAGGGCGAGGCCGCGTCGGCGGCGATCAAGCAACTGGCGGAACTGGGAAAGAACTTCCACTACGTCCAGACCGAGTGCGGCCTCGTCGCTTCTGCCCTGGACGCGTTCTCGTACGAGATGGAAGCGGCCAAGAAGAAGCTCGACGCCGCCCTGGCGGACGCCGAGGCCGGGGGCCTCACCGTGCATCCCGACGGCTCGGTCAGCTATCCGCCGGGCGGCGACAAGGACAAGGACGGCAAGACTCCGGAGGGCGGCAAGGCCGGCGGCCTGACGGATGACACCGCCTCGGCCGTCGGCCGCCAGGCGGCCGACTTCAACCCCAACCCCAAGGCCCGCCTCGCCCAGGACTGCGCGGACGCCATCGCCACGGCCCTCAAGGAAGCGACGGAGGCCGACTCGAAGTGGGCTCCGAAGCTGCGGGCGTTGAAGGCCGACGACGACCTGACGGTCAGCGACCGCGACTGGGCCGACGCCGCGTCGGACACCAAGGGGGTGAAGTCGGCGGGCAAGGAATACCTCGACTCGCTGCCGCAGCCGCCCGAGAAGGGCACCCCGAAGGCCAACGCGGAGTGGTGGAAGGGCCTGGACGGCGACGAGAAGGCAGCATGGATCGCCATGCGGCCGGACTCCGTGGGCAACCTCGACGGACTGCCGTCCCCGGTCCGGGACGAGGCGAACCGGATGGTGCTCGCCGAGGCCCGCGGGGTCGCACAGGGCGAGTACGACACCTGGCTGAAGAACAACCCGGCGCCCCCTCGGTACACGTCCTATATCAATCCCATGACCGGGACCATCGAAGAGCGGGTCAAGGTCAGCAACCCCGCATGGGAGAAATGGGATGAGGAACGAAGGAACGCCCACAAGCCCATCGACGGTATGGACGCGATCCAGACACGCTTCGACGCGGCCGGCGCCGGAGGCCTGCCCAACGCTTACCTGCTGGGATTCAGCACGGCGGGAGACGGCCGCGCGATCATAGCCAACGGAAACCCGGACACCGCGGATCACCAAGCGGTGTACGTCCCGGGAACGAAAGCAGGACTCGGGAACATCGAGGGAGACATCAACCGCGGGGTCAACATATGGAGAACGGCGGACACGAATGCCCGCGGGGATTCAGTTTCCACCGTCACCTGGCTCGGATACGACGCGCCCGACGACGTCTTCAAGGACGCCACCTTCGAGCACTATGCGTACGACGGTGCACCAGCGCTCAACCGGTTCCTGGACGGTCTGGAGACTTCGCACACCGGCGACACGGCACCGCATCGCACCGTGATCGGCCATTCCTACGGGTCGACACTGATCGGCGCGGCGGCCCAGACCGGCGACCTCAACTCCGATGACGTCGTCTTCGCAGGCAGCCCGGGCGCCAAGGTGTCGCATGCCGATCAGTTGGACGTCCCCAAGGGGCACGTGTGGAACGAGGAAGCCAAGGGTGACCTCGTTCCGGAGGGCGGTCGTCTTCTCCACGGCGGATGGGAGCACATCTGGCAGGAGCCCATTATTCCCAGCGACCCGGAATTCGGAGCCAACCAGATGACCACGGACACCGAAGGCCACAGTGGCTACTGGGACGAAGGTTCCCAGAGCCTACTGAACCAAGCGCTGGTGGTAGTCGGGAGAGAGGGAGAAGTGGAACTCAAGACGCCCTCTTCCAATGTGCCCGAAGAGTTGCAGCGGGCGAAGTAG
- a CDS encoding ATP-binding protein has translation MTNPTALPTRNWFASYPLTPASARLARQHVRRRLGAWGWQGDLDDAVLVVSELVTNAVRHGKVSGHHLWLRLALAEDDELIVDVSDPRREFPGFEGGGIASGEGGRGLLVVRQLGHGLEWFLRDGQGKTVRAKLPPST, from the coding sequence ATGACCAACCCCACCGCGCTCCCCACCCGAAACTGGTTCGCCAGCTACCCCCTCACCCCTGCCTCCGCCCGGCTCGCCCGGCAGCACGTGCGTCGGCGCCTTGGCGCCTGGGGGTGGCAGGGTGACCTCGACGACGCCGTCCTCGTCGTCTCCGAGCTCGTCACCAACGCCGTCCGGCACGGCAAGGTGAGTGGCCACCACCTGTGGCTCCGGCTCGCCCTCGCGGAGGACGACGAGCTGATCGTCGACGTGTCGGATCCGAGGCGGGAGTTCCCCGGGTTCGAGGGCGGGGGCATCGCTTCCGGTGAGGGTGGTCGTGGGCTGCTCGTCGTGCGTCAGCTCGGCCACGGTCTGGAGTGGTTCCTGCGGGACGGGCAGGGCAAGACCGTCCGCGCCAAACTCCCCCCGTCGACCTGA
- a CDS encoding DUF397 domain-containing protein — translation MTMHTNAHQPTPEAAWFKSSYSDGEGLNCLEVAHRAESIGVRDSKNPQGPALLLPLPAWKAFLTSVVES, via the coding sequence ATGACCATGCACACAAACGCCCACCAACCGACCCCCGAGGCCGCCTGGTTCAAGTCGTCGTACAGCGACGGCGAAGGACTGAACTGCCTTGAGGTCGCCCACCGCGCCGAAAGCATAGGAGTCCGCGACTCCAAGAACCCCCAGGGCCCCGCCCTCCTCCTCCCCCTCCCGGCCTGGAAGGCGTTCCTGACATCGGTCGTCGAGTCCTGA
- a CDS encoding helix-turn-helix domain-containing protein, whose product MAAKRGRTGQRLELGLQLRQLREECGLTRKQAVQGLRISEASLLRIENGALNFRNVGDLRKALTKYGVTDEEVVESFVALNRETSRQDWLTQYRGQMKPGMPAFVGLEPEAKSMRIYHPTLVYGLLQTQRYAQAIHDLNKPVEETTSEFIRSAVEVRMRRQECLTRENPVELRAILGEAALRYPVGGAEVMHEQYEKLSRMASLEHITLQVLPFQNGYRSVSDFAILDFGDPLPARVQIDSWSGALTSDKRREVDRFTRRFDSMAASAEPPERTQEILTQLQREL is encoded by the coding sequence ATGGCGGCCAAGCGTGGACGGACCGGGCAGAGGCTGGAACTCGGTCTTCAGTTGCGGCAGTTGAGGGAGGAGTGCGGGCTGACACGCAAGCAGGCGGTCCAAGGGCTGCGCATCTCCGAGGCATCGCTGCTGCGGATCGAGAACGGAGCCCTGAACTTCCGCAACGTAGGCGACCTGCGGAAGGCGTTGACCAAGTACGGCGTTACGGACGAGGAGGTCGTCGAGTCGTTCGTCGCCCTCAACCGGGAGACATCCCGTCAGGACTGGCTGACGCAGTACCGAGGGCAGATGAAGCCCGGCATGCCGGCTTTCGTCGGCCTTGAACCAGAGGCCAAGAGCATGCGGATCTACCACCCCACACTGGTCTACGGCCTGCTCCAGACACAGCGGTACGCGCAGGCCATCCACGACCTGAACAAGCCGGTGGAGGAGACCACGTCAGAGTTCATCCGCAGCGCCGTGGAAGTGCGCATGAGGCGCCAGGAATGCCTCACCCGGGAGAACCCGGTCGAGCTGCGCGCCATCCTCGGGGAGGCCGCTCTGCGTTACCCGGTCGGCGGGGCGGAGGTGATGCACGAGCAGTACGAGAAGCTGTCCAGGATGGCGTCCCTGGAACACATCACGCTCCAGGTACTGCCGTTCCAGAACGGCTACCGCTCGGTGAGCGACTTCGCGATCCTCGATTTCGGCGACCCGCTACCGGCCCGAGTCCAGATCGACAGTTGGAGCGGAGCACTCACGTCGGACAAGCGCCGCGAAGTCGACCGGTTCACCCGTCGTTTCGACAGCATGGCGGCCTCCGCGGAGCCGCCCGAGCGCACGCAAGAAATCCTGACCCAACTACAACGAGAGCTCTGA
- a CDS encoding ArsR/SmtB family transcription factor, translated as MLRVHFTATDLVRTRVSDGADPLWETVLSLHRLQDQHPDPALAACRRSGHGDRRGPLGMLLPLVPRRGYFPDFLTPPAAAAGIEPGLDALMSTPRARLRAELSVLAARNPLPSWTRSLADGEPAALRRLARALRTYHQGTLGPRWPHITRRANSDRALRLHALWHGGAEAMLRTYGSSMRWRPPVLEVAYPVDRDLRLDGRGLLLVPSCYARSPVALADTALPPTLVHPVKPRTADDDRPAYESLAPLLGHTRAAVLQALGGEPTTTELARRAGVSLSSASEHAAVLREAGLVSSVRQSNAVRHALTPLGSALLRGAG; from the coding sequence GTGCTGCGTGTCCACTTCACCGCGACCGATCTCGTCCGGACCCGGGTCTCCGACGGAGCGGATCCGCTCTGGGAGACCGTCCTCAGCCTGCACCGCCTCCAGGACCAGCATCCCGATCCGGCCCTCGCCGCCTGCCGCCGCTCAGGGCACGGCGACAGGCGGGGGCCGCTCGGGATGCTCCTGCCGCTCGTACCGCGACGCGGGTACTTCCCGGACTTCCTCACGCCGCCCGCCGCGGCGGCCGGGATCGAGCCCGGCCTCGACGCGCTGATGTCCACGCCCCGCGCCCGGCTGCGCGCCGAGCTGAGCGTCCTCGCCGCCCGCAACCCGCTGCCGTCCTGGACCCGCTCCCTGGCCGACGGCGAACCCGCCGCCCTGCGCCGGCTCGCCCGCGCCCTGCGCACGTACCACCAGGGGACGCTCGGCCCCCGTTGGCCGCACATCACCCGGCGCGCGAACAGCGACCGCGCGCTGCGGCTGCACGCCCTGTGGCACGGCGGCGCGGAGGCGATGCTGCGGACGTACGGCTCGTCGATGCGGTGGCGGCCGCCGGTGCTCGAAGTCGCGTACCCGGTCGACCGGGACCTGCGGCTCGACGGGCGGGGGCTGCTCCTGGTGCCGTCCTGCTACGCCCGCAGCCCGGTCGCCCTCGCGGACACCGCGCTCCCGCCGACGCTCGTCCACCCGGTCAAGCCGCGCACGGCCGACGACGACCGACCCGCGTACGAGAGCCTGGCGCCCCTGCTCGGCCACACCCGGGCCGCCGTGCTCCAGGCACTCGGCGGCGAGCCCACCACCACGGAACTCGCCCGCCGAGCCGGCGTCTCCCTCTCCTCGGCGAGCGAACACGCCGCCGTCCTGCGTGAGGCGGGCCTGGTCTCCAGCGTCCGCCAGAGCAACGCGGTACGCCACGCGCTGACGCCTCTGGGCTCGGCGTTGCTGCGCGGAGCAGGATGA
- a CDS encoding NACHT domain-containing protein, translating into MRESAGVRWLLGGGVAVLVAGCGWAGWSVRGAELGPQDVAGVLGVPLGVLGILVGAGVSLSALRLQRASDARAVALDQLARAVEDVEVAERTHMLGTGAHLIDLPVEVTPRWGGAEPPGPQRLSDVAQWYCAEPGRLVMTGEPGAGKTVFAVHLVVRLLGVRGAEDAVPVRLAIRDLPPARTRRRWWGGRRTVGGFEHWLKDSLVKSYEVPTAVAADLVSRRLVVPVLDGLDEMDPEDGEPERACRALAELNAYQAVGGSAPLVLTCREQRYAELSGLHTWLREATLLRVGGVDAEQARRYVALRSDGRSSPMDAVVDAIGDGTAGGAVADALSSPFYLGLAFAVYGESPDVAPPVSGASADEIREQLLARYVPAATTSANAAVRRARGSLTGDRTVWGRQREYAPRRVHRWLGRMAAAAEHGGATHGRVVGPHVTRAASALTVAVAAAGALYVVPDLVRGLVPEEWWARSEEFPHPLFFSGLVALASAMTRSTMLCEHTPLGSAERVRRPRLRWPERLRRALRTTVSGGGSTTPVLALFVLGAMVPFSDAYAAVPQEAWYAVGVLLAQCACLAYLIAAIPFVAYRDARELAACVAAPLVAGPVVRIAMTYDPVLAAVCGGGLALAALVLWRVRVLPGFALVGGGIGVTIGAAHDFPAPGDGFSGGASVGTLLFYVLACVFLGPGTEPRADAVGRVWRRASRTSNLPAFALAFIVGRGAEAMLGFAGVVYLVVGFGAAELGGSMARGASTLGGAALGRVPPRPSAFLAWAYHAGLLRVVGGEYEFRHRELREWLARNPR; encoded by the coding sequence GTGAGGGAGTCCGCGGGGGTGCGGTGGCTGCTCGGGGGCGGGGTGGCCGTTCTGGTCGCCGGGTGCGGATGGGCGGGGTGGTCGGTTCGGGGCGCAGAGCTCGGGCCGCAGGACGTGGCCGGGGTCCTGGGGGTGCCGTTGGGGGTGCTCGGGATCCTGGTGGGGGCGGGGGTCAGTCTCAGTGCGCTGCGGTTGCAGCGGGCCAGTGACGCTCGCGCGGTCGCCCTCGACCAGCTCGCCCGTGCCGTGGAGGACGTCGAAGTCGCCGAGCGCACGCACATGTTGGGCACCGGGGCGCATCTGATCGACCTGCCGGTGGAGGTGACGCCCCGGTGGGGCGGCGCCGAGCCGCCGGGGCCGCAGCGGTTGTCCGACGTGGCGCAGTGGTACTGCGCGGAGCCCGGACGGCTCGTCATGACCGGGGAGCCGGGGGCCGGGAAGACCGTGTTCGCGGTGCACCTCGTGGTGCGGCTGCTCGGCGTGCGCGGAGCCGAGGACGCCGTGCCCGTACGGCTCGCCATCCGGGATCTGCCTCCGGCGCGGACCCGGCGCCGCTGGTGGGGCGGGCGGCGGACGGTCGGCGGGTTCGAGCACTGGCTCAAGGACAGTCTGGTCAAGTCCTACGAGGTGCCGACGGCCGTCGCCGCCGACCTCGTCTCCCGGCGGCTCGTCGTTCCCGTACTGGACGGGCTCGACGAGATGGACCCCGAGGACGGGGAGCCCGAGCGGGCCTGCCGGGCCCTCGCCGAACTCAACGCCTACCAGGCCGTCGGCGGCAGCGCCCCCCTCGTCCTGACCTGCCGCGAGCAGCGGTACGCGGAGCTGTCCGGCCTGCACACGTGGCTCCGCGAGGCCACGCTGCTGCGCGTCGGCGGCGTCGACGCCGAGCAGGCGCGGCGCTACGTCGCCCTGCGGTCCGACGGACGGTCCTCCCCGATGGACGCCGTCGTCGACGCCATCGGGGACGGCACGGCGGGCGGGGCCGTCGCCGACGCCCTGAGCTCGCCGTTCTATCTGGGGCTCGCCTTCGCCGTGTACGGGGAGTCCCCCGACGTGGCGCCGCCGGTGTCCGGTGCTTCGGCCGACGAGATCCGTGAGCAGTTGCTGGCCCGGTACGTCCCGGCCGCCACCACGTCCGCCAACGCCGCGGTGCGGCGGGCGCGGGGGAGCCTGACCGGGGACCGGACGGTGTGGGGACGGCAGCGGGAGTACGCGCCCCGGCGGGTCCACCGGTGGCTGGGGCGCATGGCCGCTGCGGCGGAGCACGGGGGCGCGACCCACGGGCGGGTCGTCGGGCCTCACGTGACCCGTGCCGCGTCGGCCCTGACGGTCGCCGTCGCCGCCGCCGGCGCGCTGTACGTCGTGCCCGACCTGGTGCGCGGGCTCGTACCCGAGGAGTGGTGGGCCCGTAGTGAAGAGTTTCCCCACCCCCTGTTCTTCTCGGGGCTCGTCGCGCTGGCCTCCGCCATGACCCGGTCGACCATGCTGTGCGAGCACACTCCCCTGGGGTCCGCGGAGCGAGTGCGCCGGCCGCGGCTCCGGTGGCCGGAACGCCTCCGCCGAGCCCTGCGGACCACCGTCTCCGGCGGTGGCTCGACCACCCCGGTCCTGGCACTCTTCGTGCTCGGCGCCATGGTCCCCTTCAGCGACGCGTACGCCGCCGTGCCGCAGGAGGCCTGGTACGCGGTGGGCGTCCTGCTCGCCCAGTGCGCGTGCCTGGCCTACCTCATCGCCGCCATCCCCTTCGTCGCCTACCGCGACGCCCGCGAACTCGCCGCCTGCGTGGCCGCGCCCCTCGTCGCCGGGCCCGTCGTCCGGATCGCCATGACGTACGACCCGGTGCTCGCGGCCGTCTGTGGGGGCGGGCTCGCTCTTGCCGCCCTCGTGCTGTGGCGCGTCCGTGTTCTGCCCGGCTTCGCCCTGGTCGGAGGGGGCATCGGCGTCACGATCGGCGCTGCGCACGACTTCCCGGCACCGGGCGACGGTTTCAGCGGCGGCGCCTCCGTGGGCACCCTCCTCTTCTACGTCCTCGCCTGCGTCTTCCTCGGCCCCGGCACCGAGCCGCGCGCGGACGCCGTCGGCCGCGTCTGGCGCCGGGCCTCCCGGACGTCCAACCTGCCCGCCTTCGCCCTCGCCTTCATCGTGGGTCGAGGCGCCGAAGCGATGCTCGGCTTCGCCGGGGTCGTCTACCTGGTCGTCGGCTTCGGCGCCGCCGAACTCGGCGGCAGCATGGCGCGCGGCGCCTCCACCCTCGGCGGCGCCGCCCTCGGCCGGGTCCCGCCACGCCCCAGCGCGTTCCTGGCCTGGGCCTACCACGCGGGGCTGCTCCGCGTGGTGGGCGGGGAGTACGAGTTCCGGCACCGGGAGTTGCGGGAGTGGCTGGCTCGGAATCCCCGGTGA
- a CDS encoding helix-turn-helix domain-containing protein, producing the protein MSETHELADLLQELKERSGRSYTALASRTGLSRSSVHRYCQGLTVPASFGTVERIARVCGAGQGELDRLYGAWARADAAATGTAATGTATTDAATMDAAGEPAAEPPAELPAEPPAEPPAEPVPLRRARPRPLSLPRPLRLPLPRTLPLPFSRHRPRSRTLLLAVIVAVAVVSAVTFDGRPDPGGEGGGTTASGGTGSGGGTADRSSGQRTDGPYWALAPKPLDPEFFGITMNTDTGLMPDFAVGGVRLWESETRWAQVEPERGKFDWKILERSVRGAERKHLPILFVFGGTPGWAAPEGPKTPYPEDSRAAPPDDLADWEHFVEKVATRYRSRIAAYELWDSVGATSHYAGSMATLAKMVRVAARIIRRVDPDAKLACPSFGKLWEPEGRELLARFVRTGAYEFCDTAALKLHPRRADGPPEEIIELAAKAEDVFRRHSVGRRVWNTGPGAEIDDGAHLSARRADDYAVRFYLVGLYARKSFVERMYFYAWGGRNIPLVVQPVGGPPAEPGRRIGRLHAWLADKRITSCGKGRGVGLPDGVYECLFRPGDTREPDPAGPRFAVRWTQQGRAVAELDEGAHRLRRTGGGVRRVRAGERVVYGESPVLVEYRA; encoded by the coding sequence ATGAGTGAGACTCACGAACTGGCCGATCTTCTGCAGGAGTTGAAGGAGCGCAGCGGCCGCAGCTACACGGCTCTCGCGAGCCGCACGGGCCTGAGCCGGTCCTCGGTGCACCGCTACTGCCAGGGCCTGACGGTGCCCGCGAGCTTCGGCACGGTCGAGCGGATCGCCCGGGTGTGCGGGGCGGGGCAGGGGGAGCTGGACCGGCTGTACGGGGCATGGGCGCGGGCGGATGCGGCGGCCACGGGTACGGCGGCCACTGGTACGGCGACCACGGATGCGGCGACCATGGATGCGGCGGGCGAACCGGCCGCTGAACCGCCCGCCGAACTGCCCGCCGAGCCGCCCGCTGAACCGCCCGCCGAGCCGGTCCCCCTTCGCCGCGCTCGCCCCCGTCCCCTCAGCCTGCCCCGCCCCCTCCGTCTGCCCCTTCCCCGCACCCTGCCGCTCCCCTTCTCCCGGCATCGCCCTCGCTCGCGCACGCTCCTGCTCGCCGTGATCGTCGCCGTCGCCGTGGTGAGCGCGGTGACCTTCGACGGGCGGCCGGACCCGGGCGGCGAAGGCGGGGGCACCACGGCGAGCGGCGGCACAGGGAGCGGCGGCGGCACGGCGGACCGCTCCTCCGGCCAGCGGACCGACGGCCCGTACTGGGCCCTTGCGCCCAAGCCGCTCGACCCCGAGTTCTTCGGCATCACGATGAACACCGACACCGGCCTCATGCCGGACTTCGCCGTCGGCGGGGTCCGGCTGTGGGAGAGCGAGACCCGCTGGGCCCAGGTCGAGCCGGAACGCGGGAAGTTCGACTGGAAGATCCTGGAGCGCTCGGTGCGGGGCGCCGAACGCAAGCACCTGCCCATCCTGTTCGTGTTCGGAGGCACTCCGGGCTGGGCTGCTCCCGAAGGACCGAAGACGCCGTACCCGGAGGACTCGCGCGCCGCGCCCCCCGACGATCTCGCCGACTGGGAGCACTTCGTCGAGAAGGTCGCCACGCGCTACCGCTCCCGCATCGCGGCGTACGAACTCTGGGACAGCGTGGGGGCCACGTCCCACTACGCCGGGAGCATGGCCACGCTGGCCAAGATGGTGCGCGTCGCGGCACGGATCATCCGGCGCGTCGACCCGGACGCGAAACTCGCGTGCCCCTCCTTCGGCAAGCTGTGGGAGCCCGAAGGCAGGGAACTGCTCGCGAGGTTCGTGCGTACCGGGGCGTACGAGTTCTGCGACACCGCGGCGCTCAAGCTGCACCCGCGCCGGGCCGACGGGCCGCCCGAGGAGATCATCGAACTCGCGGCGAAGGCGGAGGACGTCTTCCGCAGACACAGCGTGGGCCGGCGCGTGTGGAACACCGGCCCCGGCGCGGAGATCGACGACGGCGCCCACCTCTCCGCCCGCCGCGCCGACGACTACGCCGTGCGCTTCTACCTGGTCGGCCTCTACGCCCGTAAGTCCTTCGTCGAACGGATGTACTTCTACGCCTGGGGCGGCAGGAACATCCCCCTGGTCGTCCAGCCCGTCGGCGGCCCGCCCGCGGAGCCGGGCCGCCGCATCGGCCGCCTCCACGCCTGGCTGGCCGACAAACGGATCACCTCCTGCGGCAAGGGCAGGGGAGTCGGCCTCCCGGACGGCGTCTACGAGTGCCTCTTCCGTCCCGGCGACACCCGTGAGCCCGACCCGGCGGGCCCCCGCTTCGCGGTCCGGTGGACCCAACAGGGCCGTGCGGTGGCCGAGTTGGACGAGGGGGCACACCGGCTGCGCCGGACGGGTGGCGGGGTGCGGCGGGTGCGGGCGGGGGAGCGGGTGGTGTACGGGGAGAGCCCGGTGCTCGTGGAGTACCGCGCGTGA
- a CDS encoding cation:dicarboxylate symporter family transporter, translating to MAQGQTAADTAGTGAPPAKRDRTHYLYIAVIAAVLLGIAVGFIAPDFAKELKPIGTGFVNLIKMMISPIIFCTIVLGVGSVRQAAKVGKVGGLALAYFVAMSVVALAIGLIVGNILHPGDGMDLDASDKKAGHTAADEADKGLVDFALGIIPKTMVSAFTEGEVLQTLLVALLVGFALQAMGKTGEPVLRGVQHIQKLVFRILGMIMWMAPLGAFGAMAAVIGETGTDALKALATIMIGFYITCALFILLVLGTLLRLATGVNLFKLLRYLGREFLLILSTSSSESALPRLIAKMEHLGVSRPVVGITVPTGYSFNLDGTMIYLTMASLFIADAMGQPLGIGEQISLLLFMMIASKGAAGVSGSGIAVLASGLQSHKPALVDGVGLIIGVDRFMSEARALTNFAGNAVATLLIGTWTKEVDRERVAAVLDGELPFDERTLLDDDHGGVGPSLEKKPASAAEAEVPEGRAADEAAAVKV from the coding sequence GTGGCACAGGGACAGACGGCGGCCGACACCGCCGGTACGGGCGCACCGCCCGCGAAACGGGACCGGACCCACTACCTGTACATCGCCGTCATCGCCGCCGTACTGCTCGGCATCGCCGTCGGCTTCATCGCGCCGGACTTCGCCAAGGAGCTCAAGCCCATCGGCACGGGCTTCGTGAACCTGATCAAGATGATGATCTCGCCGATCATCTTCTGCACGATCGTCCTCGGCGTGGGCTCGGTCCGGCAGGCAGCGAAGGTCGGCAAGGTCGGCGGGCTCGCGCTCGCCTACTTCGTCGCGATGTCCGTGGTGGCGCTCGCCATCGGCCTGATCGTCGGCAACATCCTGCACCCCGGCGACGGCATGGACCTGGACGCGTCGGACAAGAAGGCGGGCCACACCGCCGCCGACGAGGCGGACAAGGGCCTGGTCGACTTCGCGCTCGGCATCATCCCCAAGACGATGGTCTCGGCCTTCACCGAGGGCGAGGTCCTCCAGACCCTCCTCGTCGCCCTCCTCGTCGGCTTCGCGCTCCAGGCCATGGGCAAGACGGGCGAGCCGGTCCTGCGCGGGGTGCAGCACATCCAGAAGCTGGTCTTCCGCATCCTCGGCATGATCATGTGGATGGCGCCCCTCGGCGCGTTCGGCGCGATGGCCGCCGTGATCGGCGAGACCGGCACGGACGCGCTCAAGGCGCTCGCCACCATCATGATCGGGTTCTACATCACCTGTGCGCTGTTCATCCTGCTGGTGCTCGGCACGCTGCTGCGCCTCGCGACCGGCGTGAACCTGTTCAAGCTGCTCCGCTACCTGGGCCGCGAGTTCCTGCTGATCCTCTCCACGTCCTCGTCGGAGTCCGCGCTGCCGCGGCTCATCGCGAAGATGGAGCACTTGGGCGTGAGCCGCCCGGTCGTCGGCATCACCGTCCCCACCGGGTACTCCTTCAACCTCGACGGCACGATGATCTATCTGACGATGGCCTCGCTGTTCATCGCCGACGCGATGGGCCAGCCGCTCGGCATCGGCGAGCAGATCTCGCTGCTGCTGTTCATGATGATCGCGTCCAAGGGCGCGGCGGGCGTCTCCGGCTCGGGCATCGCGGTCCTCGCGAGCGGGCTGCAGTCCCACAAGCCCGCCCTCGTCGACGGCGTCGGCCTCATCATCGGCGTCGACCGCTTCATGAGCGAGGCCCGTGCGCTGACGAACTTCGCGGGCAACGCGGTCGCGACGTTGCTGATCGGTACGTGGACGAAGGAGGTCGACCGGGAGCGGGTGGCCGCCGTCCTGGACGGCGAGCTTCCCTTCGACGAGCGGACGCTCCTCGACGACGACCACGGGGGCGTGGGGCCTTCCCTGGAGAAGAAGCCCGCCTCCGCGGCCGAGGCCGAGGTCCCTGAGGGGCGGGCCGCCGATGAGGCTGCCGCCGTCAAGGTCTGA